The Paenibacillus uliginis N3/975 genome has a window encoding:
- a CDS encoding carbohydrate ABC transporter permease, which yields MSRTVPAFSGKPLTVEKKKKIPVAKGLVLLFLSVLLITQLYPLLWLLIYSLKTNEEILSGSFFSLPAAPQWNNFTDAVNSGNYFRYLLNSFFVTSITMAGVLLLSSLASFAISRFRWKYGQMVLLVFLIGMMIPLQATLLPLMIIFKNLSILNTHLSIILPYIAFQTPIAVFILSGFMKSIPHEIEESAVIDGAGIFRIFRSIILPISVPPMMTVSILTFINIWNEYILAATFISAEKLKTLPFGVNSFVSQYSVNYGAIGAFLVLGALPVILIYFLLADKITKGMVSGAVKG from the coding sequence ATGAGTCGGACCGTTCCGGCCTTTTCGGGCAAACCGCTGACTGTAGAAAAAAAGAAAAAGATACCCGTTGCCAAGGGACTTGTTCTGCTGTTCCTTTCCGTTCTGCTTATAACGCAGCTGTATCCGCTGCTGTGGCTTTTGATTTACTCGCTGAAGACGAATGAGGAGATCCTGTCGGGCAGCTTCTTCTCGCTGCCGGCCGCCCCGCAGTGGAATAACTTTACCGATGCGGTGAATTCCGGCAACTACTTTCGGTATCTGTTGAACAGCTTTTTCGTGACTTCGATCACCATGGCGGGCGTGCTGCTGCTAAGTTCGCTTGCATCCTTTGCCATCAGCAGATTCCGTTGGAAATATGGGCAAATGGTGCTACTGGTCTTTTTGATCGGGATGATGATCCCGCTTCAAGCTACCCTGCTGCCGCTCATGATTATTTTTAAAAATCTGAGCATTCTGAACACGCATCTTTCGATCATACTTCCTTACATTGCTTTTCAGACACCGATTGCCGTGTTCATCCTCAGCGGTTTTATGAAGTCCATACCGCACGAGATTGAGGAATCCGCAGTCATTGACGGAGCGGGGATATTCCGGATTTTCCGCAGCATTATCCTGCCGATCTCGGTTCCTCCAATGATGACGGTCAGTATTCTAACCTTCATTAATATCTGGAACGAGTACATTTTGGCGGCAACGTTTATTTCTGCCGAAAAGCTAAAGACGCTTCCGTTCGGAGTAAACAGCTTTGTCAGCCAGTACTCGGTAAATTACGGGGCTATCGGCGCTTTCCTCGTGCTTGGGGCTTTGCCCGTCATTCTGATTTACTTCTTGCTTGCAGATAAAATTACAAAAGGTATGGTTTCAGGAGCGGTGAAAGGTTAA
- a CDS encoding carbohydrate ABC transporter permease: MNVLRVSKWTIAAFVLPCLLLYVCLVFVPILVSMYSGLLDWNGIGESRFIGLDNFKKLLFDDPVFWPSVKRTLMFAVFSMLEIPVALFVAILLNRFIKKPNFLVSSYFLPVILSVVIIGQLWKTIYNPASMGGMLNQLLEALHLNDWTRAWLTDPDVAMYSLYFVALWQYLGYHTLIQFTGIQNIPSDVIEAAKIDGADGLKADWHITFPMNIPIFKISIVLAFIGSLQAFDMIMVMTGGGPAHATDVISTHMYNMSFLSMKYGYGSSIAAFLVVLCLTATVIINFLFSRLERKYT; the protein is encoded by the coding sequence GTGTCTTGTATTTGTCCCGATTCTGGTATCGATGTATAGCGGACTGCTCGATTGGAACGGCATTGGCGAATCCCGTTTTATAGGTCTGGACAACTTCAAAAAGCTTTTGTTTGACGATCCGGTTTTCTGGCCTTCCGTTAAGCGCACCCTGATGTTTGCCGTCTTTTCCATGCTGGAGATTCCGGTGGCTCTGTTTGTCGCCATACTGCTGAACCGTTTTATCAAAAAACCGAATTTTCTCGTATCTAGTTACTTTCTTCCGGTGATCCTGTCCGTGGTCATTATCGGCCAGCTGTGGAAAACGATCTATAATCCCGCTTCCATGGGCGGCATGCTGAATCAGTTACTCGAAGCCCTTCATCTCAACGATTGGACAAGGGCTTGGCTGACAGACCCGGATGTAGCGATGTATTCACTTTATTTTGTGGCCTTATGGCAGTATCTGGGTTACCATACGCTCATTCAGTTTACCGGGATTCAAAATATCCCCTCCGATGTCATCGAAGCGGCAAAAATCGATGGAGCTGATGGGTTGAAGGCCGATTGGCACATTACGTTTCCGATGAATATTCCGATCTTTAAAATATCGATCGTGCTTGCTTTTATCGGGTCCCTGCAGGCATTTGACATGATCATGGTCATGACGGGCGGCGGACCGGCACACGCTACGGACGTGATTTCCACCCATATGTACAACATGTCCTTCTTATCCATGAAGTACGGGTACGGAAGCTCCATCGCGGCATTTCTTGTCGTGCTGTGCCTGACGGCAACCGTCATCATTAACTTCCTGTTCTCCCGGCTGGAGCGCAAATATACGTGA